One Halorientalis litorea DNA segment encodes these proteins:
- a CDS encoding methyltransferase domain-containing protein encodes MGVLEDKSRARTFYKYLSKVYDQVNPFIWNEEMRTEALGLLDFEPDNRVLDIGCGTGFATEGLLNHVDHVYGLDQSPHQLEKAYAKFGKRDGPVTFHLGDAERLPFRDDTFDVVWSSGSIEYWPNPVDALRECRRVAKPGGQVLVVGPNYPNSSVFQRLADAIMLFYDESEADRMFRDAGFTEFEHHTMGPSYNPEIAITTVAQVPE; translated from the coding sequence ATGGGAGTCCTCGAAGACAAGTCCCGGGCCCGCACCTTCTACAAGTACCTCTCGAAGGTGTACGACCAGGTCAACCCGTTCATCTGGAACGAGGAGATGCGCACCGAGGCACTCGGCCTACTCGACTTCGAACCCGACAACCGTGTCCTCGACATCGGCTGTGGCACCGGCTTCGCCACCGAAGGCCTCCTCAACCACGTCGACCACGTGTACGGCCTCGACCAGAGCCCCCACCAGTTAGAGAAGGCATACGCGAAGTTCGGCAAGCGCGACGGCCCGGTGACCTTCCACCTCGGGGACGCCGAACGCCTGCCGTTCAGGGACGACACCTTCGACGTGGTGTGGTCCTCCGGGTCCATCGAGTACTGGCCCAACCCTGTCGACGCCCTCCGGGAGTGTCGCCGCGTCGCGAAACCCGGCGGTCAGGTCCTCGTCGTCGGTCCGAACTACCCCAACTCCTCGGTCTTCCAGCGTCTCGCCGACGCCATCATGCTGTTCTACGACGAGAGCGAGGCCGACCGGATGTTCCGGGACGCCGGCTTCACCGAGTTCGAGCACCACACCATGGGGCCGAGTTACAACCCCGAAATCGCGATTACGACCGTCGCGCAGGTGCCCGAGTAG
- a CDS encoding V-type ATP synthase subunit E gives MSLDTVVEDIRDEARARAEEIRAEADEEAEAILAEAEADAEDIRAERAAEVESTIEQEREQQLSSAKLEAKQARLEARRNVLGDVRNDVEDEIAAIEGDRREDLTRELLTAAVEEFDTDDDLLVHGRAEDEDLIESLLEELDHDGSFGDARDCLGGVVVESDTSRVRVNNTFDSILDDVWESNLGEISDSLFEQ, from the coding sequence ATGAGCCTTGATACGGTCGTAGAGGATATTCGGGACGAAGCCCGCGCGCGTGCGGAGGAGATTCGCGCAGAGGCCGACGAGGAGGCCGAGGCAATCCTTGCCGAGGCGGAGGCCGACGCCGAGGACATCCGCGCGGAGCGTGCGGCGGAAGTTGAATCGACAATCGAGCAGGAACGAGAGCAGCAACTCTCGAGTGCCAAACTCGAAGCGAAACAGGCCCGACTGGAGGCCCGCCGGAACGTGCTCGGCGACGTCCGTAACGACGTCGAGGACGAAATCGCGGCCATCGAGGGCGACCGGCGCGAGGACCTCACCCGCGAGTTGCTCACGGCGGCCGTCGAGGAATTCGACACCGACGACGACTTGCTCGTCCACGGGCGGGCCGAGGACGAGGACCTCATCGAATCCCTGCTCGAAGAACTGGACCACGACGGGTCGTTCGGTGACGCCCGTGACTGTCTCGGCGGGGTCGTCGTCGAGAGCGACACGTCGCGGGTCCGTGTGAACAACACGTTCGACTCCATCCTCGACGACGTCTGGGAGTCGAACCTCGGCGAGATAAGCGACAGCCTGTTCGAGCAATGA
- a CDS encoding V-type ATP synthase subunit F → MSQEIAVIGSPEFTTGFRLAGVRKFADVPDDEKAERLDEAVREMLGDEGVGIVVMHDSDLEYLSRGVREDVETSVEPVLVTLGGGTGSGGLREQIKRAIGIDLMEEE, encoded by the coding sequence ATGAGCCAGGAGATAGCGGTCATCGGCAGTCCGGAGTTCACCACCGGGTTCCGTCTCGCGGGCGTCCGCAAGTTCGCGGACGTACCCGACGACGAGAAGGCAGAGCGACTGGACGAGGCGGTCCGCGAGATGCTCGGGGACGAGGGTGTCGGCATCGTCGTGATGCACGACTCGGACCTCGAGTACCTCTCGCGGGGCGTCCGCGAGGACGTCGAGACCAGCGTCGAACCGGTGCTGGTCACGCTCGGTGGCGGCACCGGGAGCGGCGGCCTGCGCGAGCAGATCAAACGAGCTATCGGTATCGACCTCATGGAGGAAGAATAA
- a CDS encoding electron transfer flavoprotein subunit beta/FixA family protein yields MKILVTVKEVAEVEDEFEISGGDIADQYLEYDLNEWDDYAIEEAVQISEENDDVEVVTATIGPERSEETIRMGLAKGADRAVRVWNDDLAGSAYLDVDAKAELLAAVVEEEDPDLVLSGVQSGDESNGATGVALAEKIDFEWAAVVNDLELDIEGGVASVHRELEGGVEELTDVEVPAVLTIQSGINEPRYASLRGIRQAQSKPLDVHSLDDLDVDASVTESPLDRTSMYEPESEGDATIWEGDAEETAGQLADFLRDKGVVEG; encoded by the coding sequence ATGAAGATTCTTGTCACGGTAAAGGAGGTGGCGGAAGTCGAGGACGAGTTCGAGATTTCGGGCGGTGACATCGCCGACCAGTACCTCGAATACGACCTCAACGAGTGGGACGACTACGCCATCGAGGAGGCTGTCCAGATCAGCGAGGAGAACGACGACGTGGAAGTCGTCACAGCGACAATCGGTCCGGAGCGGTCCGAGGAGACCATCCGGATGGGGCTGGCGAAGGGTGCGGACCGCGCCGTCCGCGTCTGGAACGACGACCTCGCTGGTTCCGCGTACCTCGATGTCGACGCCAAGGCAGAACTGCTGGCCGCAGTCGTCGAAGAGGAGGACCCGGACCTCGTCCTCTCGGGCGTCCAGTCCGGCGACGAATCCAACGGTGCGACCGGCGTCGCGCTCGCGGAGAAAATCGACTTCGAGTGGGCCGCTGTCGTCAACGACCTCGAACTGGACATCGAGGGTGGCGTCGCCAGCGTCCACCGCGAACTCGAAGGCGGCGTCGAGGAGCTGACCGACGTGGAGGTGCCCGCCGTGCTGACCATCCAGTCCGGTATCAACGAACCGCGGTACGCCAGCCTGCGCGGTATCCGTCAGGCACAGAGCAAGCCGCTGGATGTCCACTCGCTCGACGACCTCGACGTGGACGCCTCGGTGACCGAGAGCCCGCTCGACCGCACGAGCATGTACGAACCCGAATCCGAGGGCGACGCCACCATCTGGGAGGGCGACGCCGAGGAGACGGCGGGGCAACTTGCTGACTTCCTGCGGGACAAGGGGGTCGTCGAAGGATGA
- a CDS encoding polyprenyl synthetase family protein: MEYLENRRASVEERLEDVLDAVEPSELADELAHVTLSGGKRVRPTVTVLVCESLGGDPDDAVDFAVGIELVHNASLVIDDIIDDSDVRRSVPSAWAEFGFGPAIIASDGLLGEAFALFSADERAMQAVSEAMVELGEGEATELVAQPSTEEEYMNLARRKTGALFRAAAELGAIAADADAYTVEAFGQYAERVGIAFQMRDDVLDATADAEELGKPTGTDAEMDRPSLVQVTDLTPEEANERARELSDDALRALSTADVQDSEALAYLEDLAEFVVVRER; encoded by the coding sequence ATGGAGTATCTGGAGAACCGGCGGGCGAGCGTCGAGGAGCGGTTGGAGGACGTTCTCGATGCCGTCGAGCCGTCGGAACTGGCCGACGAGTTGGCACACGTCACGCTCTCCGGGGGGAAGCGTGTCCGTCCGACCGTGACCGTTCTCGTCTGCGAGTCGCTGGGTGGGGACCCCGACGACGCGGTCGACTTCGCCGTGGGCATCGAACTCGTCCACAACGCCTCGCTGGTCATCGACGACATCATCGACGACTCCGACGTGAGGCGGTCGGTGCCGAGCGCGTGGGCGGAGTTCGGCTTCGGTCCGGCAATCATCGCGTCGGACGGTCTGCTGGGGGAGGCGTTCGCACTGTTCTCCGCCGACGAGCGCGCGATGCAGGCGGTGTCCGAGGCGATGGTCGAACTCGGTGAGGGCGAGGCGACGGAGTTGGTCGCCCAGCCGAGTACCGAGGAGGAGTACATGAACCTCGCGCGGCGCAAGACCGGCGCGCTGTTCCGCGCGGCGGCCGAACTCGGGGCAATCGCCGCCGACGCCGACGCCTACACCGTCGAAGCCTTCGGGCAGTACGCCGAGCGGGTCGGCATCGCGTTCCAGATGCGCGACGACGTGCTGGACGCGACGGCCGACGCCGAGGAGTTGGGCAAGCCGACCGGGACCGACGCGGAGATGGACCGCCCGTCGCTGGTGCAGGTGACCGACCTCACGCCCGAGGAGGCAAACGAGCGGGCGCGGGAACTCTCCGACGACGCGCTCCGGGCACTCTCGACGGCCGACGTTCAGGACTCGGAGGCGTTGGCCTATCTGGAGGACCTCGCCGAGTTCGTGGTGGTCCGTGAACGGTGA
- a CDS encoding helix-turn-helix transcriptional regulator — MSLRARTALVALLVFLVTAGPALGAVHATGAGVAAQETPPTAGSDETTFVIALQPDGDASWTVRMNFSTPTSDRRDAFNETAAEFEQGVDLRTLTAVRAASQQASAATGREMEITNVEYDSATYNNTGQLIVRFTWTNFSRLDGDWLYVDDVFNTTGVTWFQSLGPDQSLVVVPPEEYTLVDAPPSGYEVSEGSLRWVGEQTFGPGDLAVTYRDVGDAPGGFAWLQNLELAAAVLVGGVLVVGLYLVRRRDGDVPASAAENEGQSDDGTDREPDAAAAPEPTDDASAEEAVDTELLSDEERVERLLERNGGRMKQANIVTETGWSNAKVSQLLSSMDEDGRIDKLRIGRENLISFPDEDITETNGEDPEDSR, encoded by the coding sequence ATGTCGTTGCGGGCTCGTACCGCCCTGGTCGCCCTCCTCGTTTTCCTCGTGACCGCCGGTCCGGCACTCGGGGCCGTCCACGCCACCGGAGCCGGCGTCGCGGCACAGGAAACCCCGCCGACCGCCGGGTCCGACGAGACGACGTTCGTCATCGCTCTCCAACCCGATGGTGACGCCAGCTGGACGGTCCGAATGAACTTCTCTACCCCGACTTCGGACCGGCGTGACGCGTTCAACGAGACCGCCGCGGAGTTCGAACAGGGCGTCGACCTCCGGACGCTCACCGCGGTACGGGCGGCGAGCCAGCAAGCTAGTGCCGCGACCGGCCGCGAGATGGAAATCACGAACGTCGAATACGATTCGGCCACGTACAACAACACCGGTCAACTCATCGTCCGGTTCACGTGGACGAACTTCAGCCGACTGGACGGCGACTGGCTCTACGTTGACGACGTGTTCAACACGACCGGAGTCACGTGGTTCCAGTCGCTGGGCCCGGACCAGTCACTCGTCGTCGTGCCGCCCGAGGAGTACACGCTCGTCGATGCCCCGCCCTCGGGATACGAGGTGTCGGAGGGGTCGCTCCGGTGGGTCGGCGAACAGACGTTCGGCCCCGGTGACCTCGCGGTCACGTACCGTGATGTCGGCGACGCGCCCGGCGGGTTCGCGTGGCTGCAGAACCTCGAACTGGCGGCCGCCGTCCTCGTCGGCGGCGTCCTCGTCGTCGGCCTGTACCTCGTCCGCCGGCGGGACGGTGATGTTCCGGCCTCAGCGGCCGAGAACGAGGGCCAGAGCGACGACGGGACGGACCGCGAACCGGACGCGGCGGCCGCGCCGGAACCGACCGACGACGCGTCGGCCGAGGAGGCAGTCGACACGGAACTGCTGAGCGACGAAGAGCGTGTCGAACGTCTGTTAGAGCGCAACGGCGGGCGCATGAAACAGGCGAACATCGTCACGGAGACGGGGTGGTCGAACGCGAAAGTCTCGCAGTTACTCTCCTCGATGGACGAGGACGGGCGCATCGACAAACTCCGAATCGGGCGGGAGAACCTCATCTCGTTCCCCGACGAGGACATCACGGAGACGAACGGCGAGGACCCCGAAGACAGCCGATAG
- a CDS encoding V-type ATP synthase subunit I, with translation MLRPEQMSRVSVTGSRHVMEDVIETIYDLRLVDVTDYSGGWDGFEPGSPIEGGDEASSKLVTVRALKNTLGVDEDDAGPTRLVTDEAIEEELDDIRQNVNELDDRRDDVRSELRDVEERIDSVAPFAQLNIDLDLLSGYDSLSVAVGEGDAEAIRRELLDADEVAAHELFSEGDAVAVFVHPTDAAGDVDVQDVLVGTAFQAYPIPDAEGSPEEYISELRHRKQQLETELETVESELENLKLDVAGFLLAAEEKLAIEAQKAEAPLSFATTENAFVAEGWIPTDEYADFADALSSAVGGHVEVEELERADYDSDGHATHSEPVHEETSASAAATGAAASDDEDADAEATEQEAVADGGAVSGANRASSEPRSDGGAVTMSDDEPPVIQDNPGSVKPFEALVEVINRPKYSEFDPTIVLFLTFPAFFGFMIGDLGYGLLYLGLGYWLYSSFENEVIQSLGGVGMWAGGFTALFGVLYGEFFGLHQLGEILFNGHPPIHKGLQPHYLQFAQAWLTLSLFLGLLHVGVGYVFDFVENLSHGLVDAVTESGSWVLLMFGIWGWVFSTQAIAVKPTFMFTAFAREGAVVGGTEVTEGMVALPAGFTGFSPTIGTAGLVVAGIGFALLLKGEGGVGALESLNVLVNVLSYTRIAAVLLAKAGMALAVNLIVFGATFEGGEFHFITFASDPHGEVVFSGLLNASDPVNLVVGGLFGILILVLGHALVLALGITSAGLQAVRLEYVEFFGKFYEGGGRAFEPFGYEREYTAED, from the coding sequence ATGCTCAGACCTGAGCAGATGAGCCGGGTCTCGGTGACCGGCTCCAGACACGTCATGGAAGACGTCATCGAGACGATCTACGACTTGCGACTGGTCGACGTGACCGACTACAGCGGCGGGTGGGACGGGTTCGAGCCCGGTTCTCCCATCGAAGGCGGCGACGAGGCGTCGAGCAAACTCGTCACCGTCCGCGCGCTGAAGAACACGCTCGGTGTCGACGAGGACGACGCCGGCCCGACCCGCCTCGTGACCGACGAGGCCATCGAGGAGGAACTCGACGACATCCGCCAGAACGTCAACGAACTCGACGACCGGCGCGACGACGTGCGGAGCGAACTCCGTGACGTCGAGGAGCGAATCGACAGCGTCGCGCCGTTCGCTCAGTTGAACATCGACCTGGACCTGCTGAGCGGCTACGACTCGCTGTCGGTGGCCGTCGGCGAGGGCGACGCCGAGGCCATCCGACGCGAACTCCTCGACGCCGACGAGGTGGCCGCCCACGAGCTATTCAGCGAGGGCGACGCCGTCGCCGTCTTCGTCCACCCCACCGACGCCGCGGGGGACGTGGACGTACAGGACGTGCTCGTCGGGACTGCGTTCCAGGCCTACCCGATTCCCGACGCCGAGGGGAGTCCCGAGGAGTACATCTCGGAACTCCGGCATCGGAAACAGCAACTCGAGACCGAACTCGAAACCGTCGAGTCGGAGTTGGAGAACCTCAAACTCGACGTGGCGGGCTTCCTGCTCGCGGCCGAAGAGAAACTCGCCATCGAGGCACAGAAGGCGGAAGCACCCCTCTCGTTCGCGACGACGGAGAACGCCTTCGTCGCGGAGGGATGGATTCCGACCGACGAGTACGCCGACTTCGCCGACGCCCTCTCCTCGGCCGTCGGTGGGCACGTCGAAGTCGAGGAACTCGAACGCGCAGACTACGACAGCGACGGGCACGCCACCCACAGCGAACCCGTCCACGAGGAGACCAGCGCGTCGGCCGCGGCCACCGGGGCCGCCGCGTCGGACGACGAGGACGCCGACGCCGAGGCGACCGAACAGGAAGCCGTCGCGGACGGCGGTGCGGTGAGCGGTGCGAACCGCGCCTCGTCGGAGCCACGGTCCGACGGCGGTGCGGTGACGATGAGCGACGACGAACCGCCGGTCATCCAGGACAACCCCGGTTCGGTCAAGCCGTTCGAGGCACTGGTCGAAGTCATCAACCGGCCGAAGTACTCCGAGTTCGACCCGACAATCGTCCTCTTCCTGACGTTCCCGGCGTTTTTCGGGTTCATGATCGGTGACCTCGGATACGGGCTGTTGTATCTGGGGCTCGGCTACTGGCTGTACTCCTCGTTCGAGAACGAGGTCATACAGAGCCTCGGTGGCGTCGGGATGTGGGCCGGCGGCTTCACCGCGCTCTTCGGCGTGCTGTACGGCGAGTTCTTCGGTCTCCACCAGTTGGGTGAGATACTGTTCAACGGGCACCCGCCCATCCACAAGGGCCTCCAGCCCCACTACCTGCAGTTCGCGCAGGCGTGGCTGACGCTGAGTCTCTTCCTCGGCTTGCTCCACGTGGGCGTGGGCTACGTCTTCGACTTCGTCGAGAACCTGTCACACGGCCTCGTCGACGCCGTCACCGAGAGCGGGTCGTGGGTGCTGCTGATGTTCGGCATCTGGGGCTGGGTGTTCAGCACGCAGGCAATCGCCGTCAAACCGACGTTCATGTTCACGGCCTTCGCGCGTGAAGGTGCCGTCGTCGGCGGAACGGAAGTGACCGAGGGGATGGTCGCGCTCCCCGCCGGCTTCACCGGGTTCTCGCCGACTATCGGGACTGCCGGCCTCGTCGTGGCTGGCATCGGGTTCGCCCTGCTTCTCAAGGGCGAGGGCGGTGTCGGCGCGCTCGAGAGCCTGAACGTCCTGGTGAACGTCCTGTCGTACACGCGTATCGCCGCCGTCCTGCTGGCCAAGGCCGGGATGGCACTGGCGGTCAACCTCATCGTGTTCGGCGCGACGTTCGAGGGTGGCGAGTTCCACTTCATCACCTTCGCCTCGGACCCGCACGGCGAAGTCGTGTTCTCCGGGTTGCTGAACGCGAGCGACCCCGTGAACCTCGTCGTCGGCGGTCTGTTCGGCATCCTCATCCTCGTGCTGGGGCACGCGCTCGTGCTGGCACTCGGTATCACGAGTGCCGGCCTGCAGGCAGTGCGTCTCGAGTACGTGGAGTTCTTCGGGAAGTTCTACGAGGGCGGCGGTCGCGCGTTCGAGCCGTTCGGGTACGAACGCGAGTACACCGCCGAGGACTGA
- a CDS encoding electron transfer flavoprotein subunit alpha/FixB family protein codes for MSDVLAVTEHRRGELRDVSYEMITAGRDLADQTGGDLHLVVVSGDVDAFADDLNREGVDAIHTVDHGEEFNHDVYTQAVEQVYADVDPQYLLAPNSVNGLDYAPAVAEGLGLPLVTDAIDFDVDGSLVVTREQYGGKVETTFAVEEDNAVVTIRPAEWPKVEGSGDAEVSAFDADIDESEIKSTVTGFEEVAGGDVDISEAEFLISIGRGIEEEENISLIEALVDATDATLSSSRPIVDNGWLPKNRQVGQSGKVVTPDVYIAIGISGAVQHVAGMKGADTIVAINTDGSAPIYDIADYGIEDDLFDVVPALIEEFGGEVPDV; via the coding sequence ATGAGCGACGTGCTCGCCGTCACGGAACACCGCCGTGGCGAACTGCGCGACGTGAGTTACGAGATGATTACCGCGGGCCGCGACCTCGCGGACCAGACTGGCGGCGACCTGCACCTCGTCGTCGTCAGCGGCGACGTGGACGCGTTCGCCGACGACCTCAACCGCGAGGGCGTCGACGCCATCCACACCGTCGACCACGGTGAGGAGTTCAACCACGACGTGTACACGCAGGCGGTCGAACAGGTGTACGCCGATGTCGACCCGCAGTACCTGCTCGCGCCGAACTCGGTCAACGGTCTCGACTACGCGCCGGCCGTCGCCGAGGGCCTCGGTCTGCCGCTGGTGACCGACGCCATCGACTTCGACGTCGACGGGTCCCTCGTCGTCACCCGCGAACAGTACGGTGGCAAGGTCGAAACCACCTTCGCCGTCGAGGAGGACAACGCCGTCGTCACCATCCGCCCGGCCGAGTGGCCGAAAGTGGAGGGTAGCGGTGACGCCGAGGTGTCTGCCTTCGACGCCGACATCGACGAGAGCGAAATCAAGTCCACCGTCACCGGCTTCGAGGAAGTTGCCGGCGGCGACGTGGACATCAGCGAAGCGGAGTTCCTCATCTCCATCGGCCGCGGTATCGAGGAGGAGGAGAACATCTCGCTTATCGAGGCACTCGTCGACGCGACGGACGCCACCCTCTCCTCGTCCCGTCCCATCGTCGACAACGGCTGGCTCCCCAAGAACCGACAGGTCGGCCAGTCCGGCAAGGTCGTCACGCCGGACGTGTACATTGCCATCGGTATCTCCGGGGCCGTCCAGCACGTCGCCGGGATGAAGGGTGCGGACACCATCGTCGCCATCAACACCGACGGGAGTGCGCCCATCTACGACATCGCGGACTACGGCATCGAGGACGACCTCTTCGACGTCGTGCCCGCGCTCATCGAGGAGTTCGGCGGCGAAGTGCCGGACGTCTGA
- the ahaH gene encoding ATP synthase archaeal subunit H, with protein MPRPEVLDRVKEAEQEADEIIAEAEREAEQRVESAREEAEETREQAREEAEEEAKERLETAREEIEAERERVISEGEREREQLESQAEGQADEAVEHVLDLFEEAVHAQT; from the coding sequence ATGCCAAGGCCGGAGGTTCTCGACCGCGTCAAGGAGGCGGAACAGGAGGCCGACGAAATCATCGCCGAGGCCGAGCGCGAGGCCGAACAGCGGGTCGAAAGTGCCCGAGAGGAGGCCGAGGAGACCCGCGAACAGGCCCGAGAGGAGGCCGAGGAAGAGGCCAAAGAACGGCTCGAAACGGCCCGTGAGGAAATCGAAGCCGAGCGCGAGCGCGTCATCAGCGAGGGCGAGCGCGAGCGCGAGCAACTCGAATCCCAAGCCGAAGGGCAGGCCGACGAGGCCGTCGAACACGTACTCGACCTGTTCGAGGAGGCGGTGCATGCTCAGACCTGA
- a CDS encoding DUF7094 domain-containing protein: MRQLLPAVLVALVLLAAVATGTPVAPTAAPGSAASTDSTTPVVDVRNTTGYLTFEDEDTRTSQFGNATLNVASASAMDSGRFGDRLVGATQRQAFESAPNETARTRALEAATATYERRIGALERRQAQAVRRYNAGDLSTASFLQEMAVVDERARHLSGAVSALLARATGQPGYSLPLGLKTRMESLQMTPAVLRGPVRGQAALSVTGEATPTPIYTETASDGVVLARTTGNEYVREAHLISAYEPDGEGQYTIEDAFEQSRAVYPWADENRTAASADSYGNTAVYRITIDHTQGTLVTFISGGTEQVFREIQEKRLRSLPITGSVSTTTDDLSVTVNETHENGPVEVRTTDPATGDPVDARIHLDEQYVGSTGPSGHLWTAIPPETTIVNATVSDGRAAEVAVTPG, from the coding sequence ATGCGTCAGTTACTCCCCGCTGTGCTGGTCGCGCTGGTCCTGCTGGCGGCCGTCGCCACCGGCACACCGGTCGCGCCGACAGCCGCCCCCGGCTCGGCCGCCTCCACCGACTCGACGACGCCAGTCGTGGACGTCCGAAACACGACGGGCTATCTCACCTTCGAAGACGAAGACACACGGACGAGTCAGTTCGGTAACGCCACACTCAACGTCGCGAGTGCGTCGGCCATGGACAGTGGTCGCTTCGGTGACCGACTCGTCGGTGCGACCCAGAGACAGGCGTTCGAGTCCGCCCCCAACGAGACGGCACGGACCCGGGCACTCGAAGCCGCCACGGCGACGTACGAACGCCGCATCGGGGCACTCGAGCGGCGGCAGGCCCAAGCGGTTCGGCGGTACAACGCAGGCGACCTCTCGACGGCCAGTTTCCTCCAAGAGATGGCCGTCGTCGACGAGCGCGCGCGACATCTCAGTGGGGCCGTGAGTGCCCTGCTCGCTCGTGCGACGGGACAGCCCGGGTACTCGCTCCCGTTGGGACTCAAGACACGGATGGAGAGCCTCCAGATGACGCCGGCGGTTCTCCGAGGCCCCGTCCGGGGACAGGCGGCCCTCTCGGTGACGGGCGAGGCGACGCCGACGCCGATTTACACCGAAACTGCGTCCGACGGCGTCGTCCTCGCACGGACGACCGGCAACGAGTACGTCCGCGAGGCCCACCTCATCAGCGCGTACGAACCGGACGGAGAGGGGCAATACACCATCGAGGACGCGTTCGAGCAGTCACGAGCCGTGTACCCGTGGGCCGACGAGAACCGGACGGCGGCATCGGCCGACAGCTACGGTAACACCGCCGTCTATCGCATCACCATCGACCACACGCAGGGGACGCTCGTGACGTTCATCAGCGGTGGAACGGAGCAGGTCTTCCGCGAGATACAGGAAAAGCGGCTCCGGAGCCTCCCGATTACGGGGAGCGTGTCGACGACCACCGACGACCTCTCGGTGACGGTGAACGAGACACACGAGAACGGCCCGGTCGAGGTCCGGACGACCGACCCCGCGACCGGTGACCCGGTCGACGCGCGTATCCACCTCGACGAGCAGTACGTAGGGTCGACCGGTCCCAGCGGACACCTCTGGACCGCGATACCGCCGGAGACCACCATCGTCAACGCCACCGTGAGCGACGGCCGCGCCGCCGAAGTCGCCGTGACGCCGGGCTGA
- a CDS encoding type IV pilin — MSRPPLADDARGFGSVVGIALLVLVAVLAASVVGAATLSATPDAAPPQVALAVSADAGADRIALTHRGGDALSVGRLRVVVHVDGERLAHQPPVPFFAARGFESGPTGPFNVADDGRWQAGETAAVRLAGTNSHRLSAGTRVRVVVYHGAYELATVTTRAA, encoded by the coding sequence GTGTCCCGTCCGCCGTTGGCCGACGACGCCCGCGGATTCGGTTCGGTCGTCGGTATCGCGCTGCTCGTTCTGGTCGCCGTGCTCGCTGCCAGCGTCGTCGGTGCCGCCACGCTCTCGGCGACGCCCGACGCGGCACCACCACAGGTCGCACTCGCCGTCAGTGCCGACGCGGGGGCCGACCGTATCGCGCTGACTCACCGCGGCGGCGACGCGCTATCCGTCGGCCGACTCCGAGTCGTCGTCCACGTCGACGGCGAGCGGCTCGCTCACCAGCCACCGGTTCCCTTCTTCGCCGCGCGGGGGTTCGAGAGCGGCCCGACAGGGCCGTTCAACGTCGCCGACGATGGTCGGTGGCAGGCGGGCGAGACGGCGGCGGTTCGGCTGGCGGGCACCAACAGCCACCGCCTGTCCGCGGGCACTCGCGTCCGTGTCGTCGTCTACCACGGGGCGTACGAACTGGCGACAGTCACGACACGAGCGGCGTGA
- a CDS encoding V-type ATP synthase subunit C, producing MSTEYTGESGNYEYVTARVRSRRASLFDDDDYRKLVRMGTGEIARFMEETEYESEMNQLGARHSGVDLVEYALNRNVAKHFDDLLQWADGQLYGYIARYLRKFDVWNVKTVIRGLYSDADREAVEADLIRAGEFEDEFLEQLLSAGTVEEVVDLLEPTRFGDGLADAYPLYEEEGVLVPLENALDRAFYEELLTGLSGEVSGAMELYREFLAAEVDFSNVRNALRLARSGADIDPSEYYIDGGTLFDEDEIRQLSRNQDQLVEFVRQSRYGDDLEAGLDSLEAADSLIEFERALDAALLEYADRLSNRHPLSVCPVLAYVLAKEREVDNVRAIARGREAGLSETEIEEELVL from the coding sequence ATGAGCACGGAGTACACGGGCGAGAGCGGCAATTACGAGTACGTCACCGCGCGGGTCCGGTCGCGTCGAGCCTCGCTGTTCGACGACGACGACTACCGCAAACTCGTTCGGATGGGGACCGGTGAAATCGCCCGGTTCATGGAGGAGACCGAGTACGAGTCCGAGATGAACCAACTCGGCGCGCGCCACTCGGGCGTCGACCTCGTCGAGTACGCGCTGAACCGCAACGTCGCAAAGCACTTCGACGACCTGCTCCAGTGGGCGGACGGGCAACTGTACGGTTACATCGCCCGCTACCTCCGGAAGTTCGACGTGTGGAACGTCAAGACAGTCATCCGTGGACTGTACTCCGACGCGGACCGGGAAGCGGTCGAAGCGGACCTCATTCGGGCAGGCGAGTTCGAGGACGAGTTCCTCGAACAGCTCCTCTCGGCGGGAACCGTCGAGGAAGTCGTGGACCTGCTCGAACCGACACGGTTCGGTGACGGACTCGCGGACGCTTATCCCCTCTACGAGGAGGAGGGCGTCCTCGTCCCGCTGGAGAACGCCCTCGACCGGGCGTTCTACGAGGAGCTGCTGACGGGACTGTCGGGCGAGGTGAGCGGGGCGATGGAACTGTACCGCGAGTTCCTCGCCGCCGAAGTGGACTTCAGCAACGTCCGCAACGCGCTCCGGCTCGCACGGAGCGGCGCGGACATCGACCCCTCGGAGTACTACATCGACGGGGGCACGCTGTTCGACGAGGACGAGATTCGGCAACTGTCCCGCAACCAGGACCAGTTGGTCGAGTTCGTCCGGCAGAGCCGGTACGGCGACGACTTGGAGGCGGGGCTGGACAGCCTCGAAGCGGCCGACAGCCTCATCGAGTTCGAGCGCGCGCTGGATGCGGCCCTGCTGGAGTACGCCGACCGCCTGTCGAACCGACACCCGCTGTCGGTCTGTCCGGTGTTGGCGTACGTGCTGGCGAAGGAACGCGAAGTCGACAACGTGCGAGCCATCGCCCGGGGCCGGGAGGCCGGTCTCTCGGAGACAGAAATCGAGGAGGAACTCGTGCTATGA